In Treponema denticola, one genomic interval encodes:
- a CDS encoding Rrf2 family transcriptional regulator produces the protein MKISVRFTAAVHTLLCIRYFEKDMRVTSDFISASTGVNAVIIRKILLQLQKAGLVETAAGIGGSHLAQAADKITLLDVYNAINEGEEERDIFNFHPKPNPKCPVGSKIHLVLDDKLDDAQKAMKDSLSKTTIADLSKDV, from the coding sequence ATGAAAATAAGTGTTCGTTTTACGGCAGCGGTCCATACTCTTTTGTGTATCCGGTATTTTGAAAAAGATATGCGCGTTACTTCGGATTTTATTTCTGCAAGTACGGGTGTAAATGCCGTTATCATAAGAAAAATTTTGCTTCAGTTACAAAAAGCGGGACTTGTAGAAACTGCCGCAGGTATTGGCGGATCGCACTTGGCTCAAGCTGCAGATAAAATAACGCTTCTCGATGTTTACAATGCAATCAATGAGGGCGAGGAAGAAAGGGATATTTTTAATTTTCATCCTAAGCCCAATCCTAAATGTCCTGTGGGAAGCAAAATTCATCTTGTGCTTGATGATAAGTTAGATGATGCCCAAAAAGCAATGAAGGATTCGCTTAGCAAAACAACTATTGCCGATTTAAGCAAAGATGTTTAA
- a CDS encoding DUF3793 family protein, translating into MLNIANIEYNLAYSCAPCLAGLKPSNLISVSAEDFKQFFLLDKDLLESKGFYLKVVCACERGAQILLYKKDILEALIRSEEVKRALLMFGYAPEMSLEDMLALLASRMYSSQTDRHCKRCCTFPHEIGLFLGYPVYDVLEYYRRNGEGCIFSGYWKVYSDAEKAAETFEQYNECKKHFALQIEKGLRLYDLLSA; encoded by the coding sequence ATGTTGAATATTGCTAACATCGAGTACAATTTAGCTTATTCTTGCGCCCCTTGTTTGGCCGGTCTTAAACCTTCTAATTTGATTTCAGTATCTGCGGAAGATTTTAAGCAATTTTTTTTGCTTGATAAGGATTTACTTGAATCTAAGGGGTTCTATCTTAAAGTTGTGTGTGCTTGTGAGCGAGGTGCACAGATTCTTTTATATAAAAAAGATATTCTCGAAGCTTTGATTAGAAGTGAAGAAGTAAAAAGGGCTCTTTTAATGTTCGGTTATGCGCCGGAGATGAGTTTAGAAGATATGCTGGCTCTTTTAGCATCCAGAATGTACAGTTCACAGACAGACAGGCATTGTAAAAGATGCTGTACTTTTCCGCATGAGATAGGACTTTTTTTAGGTTATCCCGTATACGATGTTTTGGAGTATTATAGACGGAATGGAGAGGGCTGTATTTTTTCGGGTTACTGGAAGGTTTATTCAGATGCTGAAAAGGCGGCTGAAACCTTTGAGCAATATAATGAATGCAAAAAGCATTTTGCTTTGCAGATAGAAAAGGGTTTAAGGCTTTACGATTTGTTGAGTGCTTAA
- a CDS encoding flavodoxin, whose product MAKIAVIYWSGTGNTQSMAESIMEGLKAGGAEASLFTVSEFGSKSIDDYDKIAFGCPAMGSEELEPDEFEPFFASIEGKLSGKKIALFGSYEWAGEGSGGEWMRNWEARSKDKGADLFEEGLIIYDAPTAAGKDKCKEFGERFAK is encoded by the coding sequence ATGGCAAAAATTGCTGTTATTTATTGGAGCGGAACTGGAAACACCCAGTCTATGGCAGAGTCCATTATGGAAGGCTTAAAAGCCGGCGGAGCAGAGGCTTCTCTTTTTACCGTTTCGGAATTCGGATCGAAGAGTATTGATGATTATGACAAGATTGCATTCGGATGCCCTGCAATGGGTTCCGAAGAGCTTGAACCGGATGAATTTGAGCCCTTCTTTGCTTCTATTGAAGGAAAACTGTCCGGTAAAAAAATTGCCTTGTTCGGTTCGTATGAATGGGCCGGTGAAGGTTCGGGCGGAGAATGGATGAGAAATTGGGAAGCAAGGTCTAAAGATAAGGGGGCCGACTTATTTGAAGAAGGCTTGATTATCTATGATGCTCCTACTGCCGCCGGAAAAGACAAATGCAAAGAATTCGGCGAGAGATTTGCAAAGTAA
- a CDS encoding MATE family efflux transporter — translation MDDLPESELPYEKEPFQLKPKKISKNLWKLAYPTMISAGLQNFYDIVDMVWVGQISKTALSGVTLFSSIYMLFTILNEVAGASSVSMISQNYGRGDMEKTQRIAEQTISFKIVLAIMSAFLLAIFLKPILWFFLPDQKVLNSALEYGWLRIFFIPVMFSSYSVNTIFRCTGDAKTPLHIMIISTIINLVLDPVFMFDIIPGTNIPGLGMGVFGAALATVTARTISFLYGFLILLSGRRKVKISFKGLFRLDKKIDTDLLLIGLPSGINSLVRSFAQVTIMKFVTVYGADAVALAGVGGKLSQFAFMPIFGFNMGGATLVGQSLGRDNVKEARLTSKINAFMSASVVGIFAVIIMGTPQTFLRSFFPNDPSMLLQGSLMLRIFYPSFIILSMGLGLAVVFSGSGHTRPILYSSLGSRWFVQIPFLFLVVNILHLPLFAVWASYIFAEASEFMVILYHYRKGAWCNKRV, via the coding sequence ATGGATGATTTACCCGAATCGGAACTGCCGTATGAAAAAGAACCTTTTCAATTAAAACCTAAAAAAATATCAAAAAATTTATGGAAGCTGGCCTATCCTACGATGATTTCTGCAGGCTTGCAAAACTTTTATGACATTGTCGATATGGTTTGGGTAGGACAGATATCCAAAACGGCTCTTTCAGGTGTTACCCTTTTTTCTTCCATATACATGCTTTTTACCATTTTAAATGAGGTCGCAGGGGCCAGTTCCGTGTCGATGATTTCGCAAAACTACGGCCGAGGCGATATGGAAAAGACTCAGCGTATTGCCGAACAGACTATCAGTTTTAAAATTGTGCTTGCAATAATGTCTGCTTTCCTTTTAGCCATTTTTTTAAAACCGATTTTATGGTTTTTTCTTCCGGATCAAAAAGTTTTAAATTCCGCTTTAGAATACGGATGGCTGAGAATCTTTTTTATTCCTGTAATGTTTTCTTCATATTCGGTAAATACGATTTTTAGATGTACCGGAGATGCAAAAACTCCCTTGCACATTATGATAATATCCACCATCATAAACTTGGTTTTAGATCCTGTTTTTATGTTCGATATAATTCCCGGAACAAATATCCCGGGCCTAGGTATGGGTGTTTTTGGTGCAGCCCTTGCAACGGTAACAGCCCGAACTATAAGTTTCTTATACGGATTTTTGATTCTCTTAAGCGGAAGGCGCAAGGTAAAAATAAGCTTTAAAGGTCTTTTTAGACTTGACAAAAAAATAGATACCGACCTTTTACTCATAGGTCTTCCTTCAGGCATTAACTCACTTGTCCGCAGCTTTGCTCAGGTAACGATTATGAAATTCGTAACGGTATACGGTGCCGATGCAGTTGCTCTTGCAGGCGTCGGCGGAAAGCTTTCACAGTTTGCCTTTATGCCTATTTTCGGATTTAATATGGGAGGAGCAACTTTGGTTGGGCAAAGCCTTGGCCGAGATAATGTTAAGGAAGCAAGGCTTACTTCTAAGATAAATGCTTTTATGTCAGCCTCTGTGGTAGGAATCTTTGCAGTCATAATTATGGGAACGCCGCAAACTTTTTTGCGGTCTTTCTTCCCAAATGATCCGTCAATGCTTTTACAGGGAAGTTTAATGCTCCGCATATTTTATCCGTCCTTTATAATTTTATCTATGGGATTGGGGCTAGCTGTGGTCTTTTCGGGTTCGGGGCATACAAGGCCAATACTTTACTCCAGCTTGGGTTCCCGCTGGTTTGTACAAATCCCGTTTTTGTTTTTGGTTGTAAATATTTTACACCTTCCCTTATTTGCCGTTTGGGCCTCTTATATTTTTGCGGAGGCATCCGAATTTATGGTTATTCTATATCACTACCGCAAAGGGGCTTGGTGTAATAAGAGGGTTTAA
- the rlmJ gene encoding 23S rRNA (adenine(2030)-N(6))-methyltransferase RlmJ, producing MLSYRHGFHAGNQADVFKHSALFSFLKLYTQKQKPFTAFDLNAGSASYNLLSEWSLKTGEAEEGIIRFLDLYKKEKLPLPIPEDLKVYLDFCLKNYDENSSYAGSPEIIRSFLQKESNLILCDLHSAEAEKLKELYKRAENVHVHKRDCYEAVKALTPPIPIRGFALFDPSYEVDSDYTAIAEAVEKVCKKWPIGIFIIWYPILNHKTEECRTLKSRISKVMNNKILNIEVKHFSNKIDSESEYGLQGSGFLITNPPWGLEEKLKEICGYIEKVSAGLD from the coding sequence TTGTTGAGTTATCGTCACGGCTTTCATGCAGGAAATCAGGCCGATGTTTTTAAGCACTCGGCTCTCTTTTCTTTTTTAAAACTCTACACCCAAAAGCAAAAGCCGTTTACTGCCTTCGATTTAAATGCAGGAAGTGCTTCCTATAATCTTTTAAGCGAATGGAGTTTAAAAACCGGCGAAGCGGAAGAAGGGATAATCCGGTTTTTAGATTTATATAAAAAAGAAAAACTGCCTCTTCCAATACCTGAGGACCTTAAGGTCTATCTGGATTTTTGCCTAAAAAATTATGATGAAAATTCCTCTTATGCCGGCTCTCCTGAAATCATCCGTTCATTTTTACAAAAAGAATCCAATTTGATTTTATGCGATTTACATTCTGCCGAAGCTGAAAAATTAAAAGAACTTTATAAGCGTGCAGAAAATGTTCATGTACACAAAAGGGATTGCTATGAGGCTGTCAAGGCACTTACGCCGCCTATTCCTATCCGGGGCTTTGCCTTATTTGATCCCAGCTACGAAGTCGATTCTGACTATACAGCGATTGCAGAGGCTGTCGAAAAGGTCTGTAAAAAATGGCCTATAGGCATCTTTATAATTTGGTACCCTATATTGAATCACAAAACCGAAGAGTGCCGAACTTTAAAAAGCCGAATCAGTAAGGTCATGAACAATAAAATATTAAACATTGAAGTCAAGCATTTTTCAAACAAGATAGATTCTGAAAGTGAGTACGGCCTGCAAGGTTCAGGCTTTTTAATCACAAATCCGCCATGGGGTTTGGAAGAAAAACTGAAAGAAATATGCGGATATATTGAGAAAGTGAGTGCCGGCTTAGATTGA
- a CDS encoding type II toxin-antitoxin system Phd/YefM family antitoxin yields the protein MFMPQILPIRDLKNTSAISNLCHKTNEPIFITKNGYGDMVIMSMETYEGNAFLNNLYGNLEEAEMDLQNGRVSGIDEAIEEIKSRYDL from the coding sequence GTGTTTATGCCGCAAATACTACCAATTCGCGACTTAAAAAATACGAGTGCGATTTCAAATCTTTGTCATAAAACAAATGAGCCGATTTTTATAACAAAAAATGGCTATGGTGATATGGTTATTATGAGTATGGAAACATATGAAGGAAATGCTTTTTTAAATAATCTTTATGGTAATTTGGAAGAAGCAGAAATGGATTTACAAAACGGCAGGGTGTCCGGTATTGATGAGGCTATAGAGGAAATAAAAAGTCGATATGATTTATAA
- a CDS encoding SAP domain-containing protein yields MTIKEFENKYWYMSELKALAKSLKIPFDSRTRKDQLEDMIIQFLEIGTVNKKNSFRIKNRNIDILNNHSYVKNFRNKKETWEFINSEMDKRVPGLKPKSGAKYWLNRWIENKLSNGEKITYNDVVCEYIRLNKTEEKLPQIPSCKFNNFISDYLANEKNATRKNALEAWTMLKDMKVKKDYITWKKINIHK; encoded by the coding sequence ATGACAATAAAAGAATTTGAGAATAAATATTGGTATATGAGTGAACTCAAAGCACTAGCAAAGTCGCTTAAAATTCCTTTTGATTCAAGAACACGAAAGGATCAGCTTGAAGACATGATTATTCAATTTTTGGAAATCGGAACGGTAAATAAAAAGAATAGTTTTCGGATTAAAAACCGGAATATAGACATATTGAATAATCATAGTTATGTTAAAAATTTTAGAAACAAAAAAGAAACATGGGAATTCATCAATAGTGAAATGGATAAACGAGTTCCGGGATTAAAACCGAAATCAGGCGCAAAATATTGGCTTAATCGTTGGATTGAAAATAAGCTTTCTAATGGCGAAAAAATAACTTATAATGATGTCGTTTGCGAATATATTCGATTAAATAAAACTGAAGAAAAACTTCCGCAAATTCCATCCTGTAAATTTAATAACTTTATAAGCGATTATCTGGCAAATGAAAAAAATGCAACAAGAAAAAACGCTTTGGAAGCATGGACTATGCTAAAAGATATGAAGGTAAAAAAAGATTATATAACATGGAAAAAAATAAACATCCATAAATAA
- a CDS encoding ATP-binding cassette domain-containing protein — translation MSNKPKLKVFSFYMCFVFLVLLGVQYILLDLYSSRLFAFQENLLNLKTIQARPLVETLVLIAGLLLINILARFVIIRFGRRRLQIKKDMVEKYLRLPFTYYYDVNYAQVLDSLQSYPEFFINDVLKIYRLFFNAVICVLIFIKLFYVSAMLSVLSLGLLFIFFLIDRFFLRLIRNIDKLRIKTAPSLYKELGDSVSGRLDIRSVNSHKYFEQGIFSKMDKLCNEFFKKKEGIAISRNNLERIIQKVLPLFSLLIALFLFKNKSVGNTIMPFYMLFILLPNPLSTISIFEHIKNLKTMIEPIEELLQKEEAKRGNALFNYDVINVNSLTVNLRNQYLLNNINLNIKQCEKVLIIGDSGSGKSVFLNCLMGADYNQRGQVNYGTTEVKEFSSESFLQNTSFLDLKGLVLPGTLRYNLLLNSLEKISDDTLKFLIRSVGIAEFIPFLHDLDTVLDPDTLSDGERVTVSLLRELIKKPQIFFLDETFSSLDVAVEDSFLKYLMSTDSTVIMISHKKEHVQYFERVLYFQAGNIRVDIKAKYALTNPPIKDFYNSVYQNMQKGENL, via the coding sequence ATGTCAAATAAACCAAAGTTAAAAGTTTTCTCTTTTTATATGTGTTTTGTTTTTCTTGTTTTACTCGGGGTTCAATATATTCTTTTAGATTTATATTCTTCCCGCTTATTTGCATTTCAAGAAAATTTATTAAACCTTAAAACTATTCAAGCAAGACCGCTTGTAGAAACTCTTGTTTTAATTGCAGGTCTTTTACTTATCAATATACTTGCGCGCTTTGTAATTATCCGTTTTGGGCGTAGAAGATTGCAGATAAAAAAAGATATGGTAGAAAAATATTTAAGACTTCCCTTTACTTATTATTATGATGTAAACTATGCTCAGGTTTTAGATTCATTACAAAGTTATCCCGAGTTTTTTATAAATGATGTTTTAAAAATATACAGGCTTTTTTTTAATGCTGTAATTTGTGTTTTGATTTTTATAAAACTTTTTTATGTAAGTGCGATGCTGTCTGTCTTATCACTGGGATTATTATTTATATTTTTCTTAATAGATAGGTTCTTTTTACGCCTTATTCGGAACATAGATAAGCTGAGAATAAAAACCGCTCCCTCCTTGTACAAGGAACTCGGAGATTCCGTTTCCGGACGATTGGATATCCGCTCGGTAAACTCGCATAAATATTTTGAACAAGGTATCTTTTCAAAAATGGATAAACTTTGTAACGAGTTTTTTAAAAAGAAGGAAGGTATAGCGATAAGCCGGAATAATTTGGAACGCATTATTCAAAAAGTTTTACCTCTTTTTTCTCTTCTGATTGCCTTGTTTCTTTTTAAAAATAAGAGCGTAGGGAACACGATAATGCCTTTCTATATGCTTTTTATTTTATTGCCGAATCCTTTGAGTACGATTTCCATATTTGAACATATTAAAAATCTAAAAACAATGATTGAACCCATTGAAGAGCTTTTACAAAAAGAAGAAGCTAAAAGAGGAAATGCTTTATTTAATTATGATGTTATCAATGTTAATTCATTAACCGTGAACTTACGCAACCAATATCTTCTTAATAATATCAATCTAAATATTAAACAATGTGAAAAAGTTTTAATCATAGGAGACTCCGGCTCGGGAAAATCCGTATTTTTAAACTGTCTTATGGGTGCAGACTATAATCAAAGAGGGCAAGTAAACTACGGCACTACGGAAGTAAAAGAATTCTCTTCTGAAAGTTTTTTGCAAAACACTTCATTCCTTGATCTAAAAGGATTGGTTTTGCCCGGTACATTAAGATACAACCTGCTTTTAAATAGTCTTGAAAAAATTAGCGATGATACCTTAAAGTTTCTTATTCGTTCTGTGGGTATTGCAGAATTTATTCCGTTTTTACATGACCTTGATACGGTTCTTGATCCCGATACTTTATCTGACGGGGAAAGAGTTACGGTTTCGCTTTTAAGAGAGCTTATTAAAAAGCCTCAAATATTTTTTCTTGATGAAACTTTCAGCTCTCTGGATGTTGCGGTTGAAGACAGCTTTTTAAAATACCTAATGTCAACCGATAGTACAGTAATTATGATTTCTCATAAAAAAGAACATGTTCAATACTTTGAACGGGTGCTTTATTTTCAAGCCGGAAATATTCGTGTAGATATAAAAGCAAAATATGCTTTAACGAATCCGCCGATAAAAGATTTTTACAATTCGGTATATCAGAATATGCAAAAAGGAGAGAACTTATGA
- a CDS encoding ATP-binding cassette domain-containing protein yields MKTVYTLYKKFYKSLTFLLIFLLALNVCNSIFLVLGRMNLNKILDGFPFASLLAMSISVVVYAIVQSIYELILNNSITYRALPPMMKTAFHHSLVNSNRKAEEEGFYTMSYTQDINVLIPFCFQFTAACFNIIILNAFLLSISIFLPVILLVIIISANIFITYLDKQINGAYDLLDDEGISYGGIVKTTFQSIFLTLNNSIKSECEKSILQKDEELLKIGNRIQKLEAVKNIFFEGQNYFIPIVISVFCLFTLPGVNLANLLYIIFIISLANQNMSTIFLAARQIKRSVPIAKKYFNYIEECENNHKKNIHGDGALINAKNVSLAKNDKLIFNNIDFKLNEGDRIAVVGQNGSGKTSLLRILTMNEAEFSGSLTYNLKALGANTIPCLWSHPHIFNISLRDNLVFGKAIPDSDIMEILNALKLSHFVNSLPEGLDTVMDMNNLTVSDGERSRIALARILLLTSDCPVVLLDEFSRNVNTEIEDLMFNLIFTKKSAIAAVTNNISTAKRFQKILFVSKQDGSITEIDEDEIEERIKDTR; encoded by the coding sequence ATGAAAACCGTTTATACTTTATACAAAAAATTTTATAAGAGTTTAACATTTCTTCTTATTTTTTTACTTGCTCTAAATGTGTGTAATTCCATATTTCTTGTTTTAGGAAGGATGAATCTTAATAAAATATTGGACGGATTTCCCTTTGCTTCTCTTTTAGCTATGTCGATATCCGTTGTAGTGTATGCTATAGTCCAAAGTATTTATGAGCTCATTTTAAATAATTCCATTACTTATCGTGCATTGCCGCCTATGATGAAAACTGCCTTTCATCATAGTTTGGTAAACAGTAACCGTAAGGCAGAGGAAGAGGGCTTTTATACAATGTCCTATACTCAAGACATAAATGTTCTTATTCCTTTTTGTTTTCAATTTACGGCTGCTTGTTTTAATATTATTATTCTTAATGCTTTTTTATTGTCAATATCCATATTTCTTCCGGTTATTCTATTGGTAATAATTATATCGGCTAATATCTTTATTACTTACTTGGATAAGCAAATAAACGGAGCTTACGACTTACTTGATGATGAGGGCATAAGTTACGGCGGTATTGTTAAAACTACATTTCAATCTATTTTTTTAACATTAAATAATTCGATTAAATCGGAATGCGAAAAATCTATTTTACAAAAAGACGAAGAGCTTTTAAAAATCGGAAATAGGATTCAAAAACTGGAAGCCGTAAAAAATATTTTTTTTGAAGGCCAAAATTATTTTATTCCTATTGTCATAAGTGTTTTCTGCCTTTTTACATTGCCCGGTGTTAATTTGGCAAATCTTTTATACATAATCTTTATTATTTCGTTGGCTAATCAAAACATGTCAACTATTTTTTTAGCGGCAAGACAAATAAAAAGATCGGTTCCTATAGCAAAAAAATATTTTAATTATATTGAAGAATGTGAAAACAATCACAAGAAAAACATTCATGGCGATGGAGCTCTGATTAACGCAAAGAATGTTTCGCTTGCTAAAAATGATAAACTTATATTTAATAATATTGATTTTAAACTAAATGAAGGGGATAGAATTGCCGTTGTAGGACAAAACGGTTCGGGAAAGACAAGCTTATTACGAATCCTTACTATGAATGAAGCGGAGTTTTCAGGTTCGCTTACATATAATTTAAAAGCCTTAGGTGCAAATACAATTCCTTGTCTTTGGAGTCATCCACATATTTTTAATATTTCATTGCGGGACAATCTTGTATTCGGCAAAGCTATTCCCGATTCCGATATAATGGAAATATTGAATGCACTTAAATTATCTCATTTTGTAAACTCCTTACCGGAGGGATTGGATACTGTTATGGATATGAATAACTTAACCGTATCGGATGGAGAACGCAGCAGAATTGCATTAGCTAGAATTTTGCTTTTGACTTCCGATTGTCCCGTTGTTCTTTTGGATGAGTTTTCCCGTAATGTGAATACGGAAATAGAAGACTTGATGTTTAATTTAATTTTTACTAAAAAGTCTGCAATCGCTGCCGTTACAAATAATATCTCGACTGCAAAACGCTTTCAGAAAATTTTATTCGTTTCAAAACAGGATGGAAGTATCACTGAAATCGATGAAGACGAAATAGAGGAAAGAATAAAAGATACAAGGTAG
- a CDS encoding FAD-binding oxidoreductase: MGKRYEYKDFKPVWEQVPPPKDSFREAAKWGDPNEFKEPNERLYKYMKTVFGIGDEIFKQKRFEGLEALPESLPVNLDQKHIEALKEIFGETDVSTAVKDRVSVAYGKTMYDAYRLREGILENIADVVVYPSSHDQIVKLVTYANEHIIPLYVYGGGSSVTRGVEAVRGGISLDMRKNFNKVLAFNETDQTITVQAGMSGPQLEAHLNNAQKEFDAKMAYTCGHFPQSFEYSSVGGWVVTRGAGQNSTYYGNIKDIVFQQTYVTPAGIVKSYGLPAHAVGPDIDELMMGSEGSFGILTNVTLRFFKYRPETRKKFSFIFKTWEDGMKACREIMQNESGFPSVFRLSDAEETDMALKLYGVEGTIAETAMNLMGYKPMKRCLFLGWSEGAKEFSKQLYKKVKRICKQNGGLFLTGKPVDGWEHGRFTDPYLRESLQDYGVIIDTMECSVTWDMMPRVHEEVRRFAKSRPHTVCMTHLSHAYPQGANLYFIFIGLFKNKEEYVEYQYGIFDNIMKAGAAMSHHHGVGKMTAAWVEESIGQTNFEIFKALKKHFDPNNIMNPGGTLGLDMTEDQKRKPKYAGKTWEEGV, encoded by the coding sequence ATGGGAAAAAGATATGAGTACAAGGATTTTAAACCGGTTTGGGAACAGGTACCGCCTCCAAAGGACTCTTTTAGAGAAGCTGCGAAGTGGGGAGACCCAAATGAATTTAAGGAGCCTAACGAAAGACTTTATAAATATATGAAAACGGTCTTCGGAATAGGGGATGAGATTTTTAAACAAAAGAGGTTTGAAGGACTTGAAGCTTTGCCTGAAAGCCTTCCCGTAAACCTTGACCAAAAACACATTGAGGCCTTAAAAGAAATTTTCGGAGAGACGGATGTCAGCACAGCCGTTAAGGACAGGGTATCGGTTGCTTACGGAAAAACCATGTACGATGCCTACCGCCTCCGTGAGGGCATCTTAGAAAACATAGCCGATGTTGTAGTATACCCCTCAAGCCATGACCAAATAGTTAAACTCGTAACATACGCAAATGAGCATATAATTCCCCTCTATGTGTACGGAGGCGGTTCTTCCGTTACCAGAGGCGTTGAGGCCGTAAGGGGCGGCATATCCCTCGATATGCGTAAAAACTTTAACAAGGTTTTAGCCTTTAACGAAACTGACCAGACAATTACGGTTCAAGCCGGAATGTCGGGGCCCCAACTTGAAGCTCACTTAAACAATGCTCAAAAAGAATTCGATGCAAAGATGGCCTACACTTGCGGACACTTCCCGCAATCCTTTGAATATTCCTCCGTGGGAGGCTGGGTAGTTACCAGAGGCGCAGGCCAAAATTCCACATACTACGGGAACATAAAAGACATAGTTTTTCAACAAACTTATGTAACTCCTGCGGGCATCGTTAAAAGCTACGGGCTTCCCGCCCATGCGGTCGGACCGGACATCGACGAGCTTATGATGGGGAGCGAGGGCTCTTTTGGAATTCTTACAAATGTTACCTTGCGCTTCTTTAAATACAGGCCGGAAACCCGCAAAAAGTTCAGCTTTATATTTAAAACTTGGGAAGACGGAATGAAGGCATGCCGTGAGATTATGCAAAACGAATCGGGCTTTCCCTCGGTGTTTAGACTTTCGGATGCGGAAGAAACCGACATGGCTTTAAAGCTCTACGGAGTTGAAGGCACAATAGCCGAAACTGCGATGAACCTAATGGGATATAAACCGATGAAACGCTGCCTCTTTTTAGGCTGGAGCGAAGGAGCTAAAGAATTTTCAAAGCAGCTTTACAAAAAGGTAAAGCGGATATGTAAACAAAACGGCGGACTTTTTTTAACGGGCAAGCCTGTAGACGGCTGGGAGCACGGCCGCTTTACGGATCCGTATCTAAGGGAATCATTACAAGATTACGGAGTAATAATAGACACAATGGAATGCAGCGTAACATGGGATATGATGCCGAGAGTTCACGAAGAGGTAAGAAGATTTGCAAAATCCCGCCCTCACACGGTATGCATGACCCATCTTTCTCATGCCTATCCGCAAGGGGCAAACCTGTACTTTATCTTTATAGGCCTTTTTAAAAACAAGGAAGAATATGTGGAATACCAGTACGGCATCTTCGATAATATAATGAAGGCAGGAGCGGCCATGAGCCACCACCACGGTGTCGGCAAGATGACGGCAGCTTGGGTGGAAGAATCCATAGGACAAACCAATTTTGAAATCTTTAAGGCCTTAAAAAAACACTTCGACCCGAACAATATAATGAATCCGGGCGGAACCCTTGGCCTCGATATGACGGAAGACCAAAAGAGAAAACCTAAATACGCCGGAAAAACTTGGGAGGAAGGCGTTTAA